From a single Leptospira levettii genomic region:
- a CDS encoding hydrolase, carbon-nitrogen family protein codes for MHNLYVPPYKIFLFIVLFGIGYGSATFIKEHDTGLPIPKLEVPKSDFSFNFDFKFDFNFNFRKPEVDEEIRKPEKSWNDVTIQTNGTDRKYGNLVGIQLVLKPEDYVKEEWWRERIEETLIKGKTSGIFDRKTIVIFPEHLGSGLVFLNEKSRFLNSDTLEDALKTKGENFTIRDLLLSKAELMSEVYVRTFSNLAKEFNVPILGGTIVLPNPKIVKGNLVLDPNGPLYNVAIPFSADGKLMEPIVKKSILTEDELKVYSAGESNQDRIWIVPGWKVAIFIGQDVFDASLYSRLTGKAIDGLISPSAVFPNMKWSDKDLSDSNIWKQEGMPKYIKSTRAQDLVQVFLSGHLFENHWNGKTFNLRDFTFEDQVISVESPTILNLYF; via the coding sequence ATGCATAATCTCTATGTGCCTCCTTATAAAATTTTTTTATTTATCGTTCTCTTTGGGATCGGATATGGTTCCGCAACTTTTATAAAAGAACATGATACAGGCCTTCCAATTCCAAAATTAGAAGTACCAAAATCAGACTTTAGTTTTAACTTTGATTTTAAATTCGATTTCAATTTTAATTTTAGAAAACCAGAAGTTGATGAAGAAATTCGAAAACCAGAAAAATCATGGAATGATGTAACCATACAAACGAATGGCACTGATCGAAAATATGGTAACTTAGTTGGAATTCAGTTAGTATTAAAACCAGAAGACTACGTAAAAGAAGAATGGTGGCGTGAAAGAATCGAAGAAACTTTAATAAAAGGGAAAACTTCTGGAATTTTTGATCGCAAAACTATTGTTATCTTTCCGGAACATTTGGGATCGGGTCTTGTTTTTCTAAATGAAAAATCAAGGTTCCTCAATTCTGATACGTTGGAAGATGCTCTCAAAACAAAAGGTGAAAATTTTACCATTAGAGACTTACTATTATCCAAAGCTGAATTGATGTCAGAAGTGTATGTCAGAACATTTTCGAACTTAGCAAAAGAATTTAATGTCCCTATTTTAGGTGGAACGATTGTCCTTCCAAATCCAAAAATTGTAAAAGGTAATCTAGTATTAGATCCAAATGGACCTCTTTATAATGTTGCAATTCCATTTTCTGCAGATGGAAAACTGATGGAACCAATTGTGAAAAAATCCATTCTTACAGAAGATGAACTTAAAGTATATTCTGCTGGAGAATCTAACCAAGATCGTATTTGGATTGTTCCTGGTTGGAAAGTAGCCATTTTTATTGGGCAAGATGTTTTCGATGCTAGTTTGTATAGTCGCCTAACAGGAAAGGCTATTGATGGATTAATTTCTCCATCCGCCGTGTTTCCGAATATGAAGTGGTCAGATAAAGATTTATCGGATTCGAATATTTGGAAACAAGAGGGTATGCCAAAATACATCAAATCGACAAGAGCACAAGACCTGGTCCAAGTGTTTCTATCTGGGCATTTATTTGAAAATCACTGGAATGGAAAAACTTTCAATTTGAGAGATTTTACTTTTGAAGACCAAGTGATTTCGGTAGAAAGCCCTACAATCTTAAATTTGTACTTTTAA
- the prfA gene encoding peptide chain release factor 1 produces MIDRLKKIQEKYLRIEDELAKATASDTLKNLSKERSRLTPVYTKADEYLRITKDCQDAKSLLESENDPDMHSMLKSEIEEGEKKLEELAKELEIMLLPPDPNSGKSILVEIRAGTGGEESGLFCADLFRMYNKYADKKGLRAEIIDMSPTGIGGYKEIVFSLDDDRAYDLFKFESGTHRVQRIPETESGGRIHTSAVTVAILPEAEEKEVEIRESDLRIDVYRSSGAGGQHVNTTDSAVRITHIPTGIVVASQEERSQIKNRDKAMRVLRARIVDQMAETAKQSADALKKAQVGSGDRSERIRTYNFPQGRCTDHRIGFTSHNLPAIMEGDLDELIDALIQEDRSKRLAEAKA; encoded by the coding sequence ATGATAGATAGATTGAAAAAAATTCAAGAAAAATACCTGCGTATCGAGGATGAGCTCGCCAAGGCCACCGCTTCGGATACTTTGAAGAATCTATCGAAAGAAAGATCTCGCCTAACGCCCGTATATACAAAAGCAGATGAATATCTAAGAATTACAAAAGACTGCCAAGATGCAAAATCATTATTAGAATCCGAAAATGATCCAGATATGCATTCTATGCTAAAATCAGAGATTGAAGAAGGGGAAAAAAAATTAGAGGAACTTGCAAAAGAACTCGAAATTATGTTATTACCTCCTGATCCAAACTCTGGAAAAAGTATCCTTGTTGAAATCCGTGCTGGAACAGGTGGAGAAGAGTCGGGATTGTTTTGTGCAGATTTGTTTCGTATGTATAACAAATATGCAGATAAAAAAGGACTTCGTGCAGAAATCATTGATATGAGTCCTACAGGCATTGGTGGTTATAAAGAAATTGTATTTTCCTTGGATGATGATAGAGCATATGATTTATTTAAATTTGAATCGGGAACACACCGTGTGCAACGGATTCCTGAAACAGAGTCAGGTGGAAGGATTCATACTTCTGCTGTAACTGTCGCCATTCTTCCCGAAGCAGAAGAGAAAGAAGTTGAGATTAGGGAAAGTGATCTTCGAATAGACGTTTATCGTTCGTCAGGTGCAGGTGGTCAGCACGTTAACACAACTGATTCAGCTGTTAGGATCACACATATTCCAACTGGAATTGTAGTCGCTTCCCAAGAAGAACGTTCACAGATTAAAAACCGCGATAAAGCAATGCGCGTTTTACGTGCAAGGATTGTCGACCAAATGGCTGAGACCGCCAAACAAAGTGCAGATGCTCTTAAAAAAGCACAAGTTGGATCGGGTGATAGGTCTGAACGTATTCGGACTTATAATTTTCCACAAGGACGTTGTACAGACCATAGGATTGGTTTTACGAGTCATAATCTTCCTGCTATAATGGAAGGGGATTTGGATGAATTAATCGATGCGTTAATCCAAGAAGATCGGTCTAAAAGATTAGCGGAAGCCAAGGCATAA
- a CDS encoding rhomboid family intramembrane serine protease, with product MRSFIWEFPLTASFALFLFLLYPTVSIFMPNLVTEYFIATPGEFEPINWILSTFFHGSGAHLLSNLFFLLLLGRVVEKRVGKTRWLLFYFMAGFLSVLGDGIVRGFILGDKTPIVGASGSISGLASAATLLSPFRFPISKTKSIPFPVFLFGWMMVYSDVTNVFARDNVAHWAHLGGFFSVFVTSYLLGEKERQEIRQGFLLNFTFFTLTIILLFFINNR from the coding sequence ATCATTCATTTGGGAATTTCCACTAACCGCAAGTTTTGCATTATTTTTATTCTTATTGTATCCAACTGTTTCCATTTTTATGCCAAACTTGGTTACGGAATATTTCATAGCGACTCCTGGTGAATTCGAGCCAATCAATTGGATCTTATCCACTTTTTTTCATGGATCTGGTGCCCATCTCTTATCTAATTTGTTTTTCCTTTTGTTACTTGGCAGGGTGGTGGAGAAACGAGTTGGTAAAACAAGATGGTTACTGTTTTATTTTATGGCCGGTTTCCTTTCAGTGTTAGGTGATGGGATTGTGCGAGGTTTTATTTTAGGAGATAAAACACCTATTGTTGGTGCGAGTGGTTCAATTTCTGGACTTGCATCTGCGGCTACTTTGTTATCGCCTTTTCGATTTCCAATTTCTAAGACCAAATCGATACCTTTTCCTGTATTTTTGTTCGGTTGGATGATGGTATATTCAGATGTAACCAATGTTTTTGCGAGAGATAATGTGGCTCATTGGGCACACTTAGGTGGTTTTTTCTCAGTATTTGTGACAAGTTATTTATTAGGGGAAAAAGAAAGGCAAGAAATCAGACAAGGCTTTCTTCTCAACTTTACCTTTTTTACATTGACTATCATTCTTCTATTTTTTATCAACAATAGGTAA
- a CDS encoding NUDIX domain-containing protein, with the protein MSKHGFFQITQKLFLRDGNSLLVLRDQKSGHGDLPGGRMNEDEFFEDWMESVYREINEELGESIKIDVNPKPIFVHKHKVNEGNFPCIIIAYEAKLKQGKVRLSDEHDYMEWVDIHSFDPKTLFSEYMLEAVQLYLNQYA; encoded by the coding sequence GTGAGTAAACATGGTTTTTTTCAAATTACCCAAAAGCTCTTTTTAAGAGACGGAAATTCATTACTAGTACTACGTGATCAAAAATCTGGTCACGGTGACCTCCCTGGTGGAAGGATGAATGAAGATGAATTTTTTGAAGACTGGATGGAAAGTGTATACCGAGAAATTAACGAAGAATTGGGTGAAAGTATTAAAATTGATGTTAACCCAAAACCAATTTTTGTTCATAAACATAAGGTTAATGAAGGAAATTTCCCTTGTATCATTATCGCCTATGAAGCAAAATTAAAACAAGGGAAGGTTCGATTGTCAGACGAGCATGATTATATGGAATGGGTAGACATTCACTCATTTGATCCCAAAACACTTTTTTCGGAGTATATGTTGGAAGCTGTCCAACTTTATTTAAATCAATATGCATAA
- a CDS encoding alcohol dehydrogenase catalytic domain-containing protein, which produces MNLKFRAKDYLSSDSFEPAEYEYIGNQKDGWEIKRNGEPYLQLGPGYIPLKTISCGVCSTDIDRRFLPFPLPQIIGHEVLAEGLEENQGKQFVVEINDTYEARGDKEPDLFCKEGIPTHSPERRVLGIDRLPGGFGPYILAPINAAISLEGVSPKAAVLMEPFAAALQAIIASPPKKGDHVAVLGPRRLGSLILAALSSYRKSNHAEFRITAITRHDHLVKLSKEMGADDVIDLRITNVENLKNKFDIVYDTTSTPSGFESAIQIAKREVHLKTTNGQPMAGINHLTELVVDELSILPYSEQNTKFHWEKETRSNKNIFVFDNVSEDVKAKLKQNFTVYVGDEKTAESILSSKDFLGHLPRFDVVVVSNPSEIGLVIRPNPNHENSLVRPRGAILVDTTNTNQWPSDQSLVGEFLKQGKEIHSSRCGDFHMAISLLRENPEITKSLETNLISHRYPADKLEEAYNKAKDPSSVKVVVDFQ; this is translated from the coding sequence ATGAATCTAAAATTTAGAGCAAAGGATTATCTCTCCAGTGACTCCTTTGAACCAGCTGAATACGAATACATTGGCAATCAAAAAGACGGATGGGAAATCAAACGAAATGGTGAACCATACCTCCAATTAGGACCAGGCTACATTCCATTAAAAACTATTTCATGTGGTGTTTGTTCCACTGATATCGATCGGAGATTTTTACCATTTCCTCTCCCACAAATTATCGGGCATGAGGTCTTAGCAGAAGGTCTCGAAGAAAACCAAGGCAAACAATTCGTCGTTGAGATCAATGACACTTACGAAGCACGAGGGGATAAAGAACCAGATTTATTTTGTAAGGAAGGAATTCCGACACACTCACCGGAACGAAGGGTTTTAGGGATCGATCGATTGCCTGGTGGTTTTGGCCCTTATATCCTTGCTCCAATAAACGCAGCTATCAGTTTAGAAGGTGTTTCTCCAAAAGCGGCTGTCCTTATGGAACCATTTGCAGCAGCCTTACAAGCCATCATAGCTTCGCCTCCGAAAAAAGGAGACCATGTTGCCGTTTTAGGCCCTAGACGATTAGGGAGTCTAATTCTTGCTGCACTTTCATCCTATCGCAAATCCAATCATGCAGAATTTCGTATAACGGCGATCACACGCCATGACCACTTGGTCAAATTATCGAAAGAAATGGGTGCAGATGACGTAATCGATCTTCGCATAACAAATGTAGAAAATCTAAAAAACAAATTTGACATCGTATATGATACAACATCTACACCATCAGGTTTTGAGTCTGCTATACAGATCGCAAAAAGAGAAGTACATTTAAAAACGACAAATGGCCAACCAATGGCAGGGATAAATCATTTAACAGAACTTGTCGTAGATGAATTGTCCATTCTACCATATTCAGAACAAAATACAAAATTCCATTGGGAAAAAGAAACAAGATCTAACAAAAATATTTTTGTTTTCGATAATGTTTCAGAAGATGTAAAAGCCAAACTGAAACAAAATTTTACTGTTTATGTAGGGGATGAAAAAACAGCTGAATCAATTTTATCATCAAAAGATTTTTTAGGTCATTTGCCAAGATTTGATGTAGTCGTTGTATCAAACCCGAGCGAAATTGGATTGGTTATTCGACCAAATCCTAATCATGAAAATTCATTGGTACGACCACGGGGGGCAATCCTTGTCGATACAACCAATACCAACCAATGGCCAAGCGATCAAAGTTTGGTAGGTGAATTTTTGAAACAAGGCAAAGAGATTCATAGTTCACGTTGTGGTGATTTTCATATGGCAATTTCTTTGTTAAGGGAAAATCCAGAAATTACAAAATCTTTAGAGACAAACTTAATTTCACACCGATACCCTGCTGACAAATTGGAAGAAGCATATAACAAAGCTAAAGATCCATCGAGTGTAAAGGTAGTTGTTGATTTCCAATAA